From Pelotomaculum isophthalicicum JI:
TCCCCCTTCGACTTCCTTCAGACCCCACCGTTGCCAGTGACGCCCTTGTCTACAGGTTGTCTTCCCGCTGGTTAGGTGACAGGGTTTCTTTCAACCCATTGGCTCGGCAGACATGCCGGGCGAACAAGAAGCGGCTGCTTTGTAGCCGCCGCTTCAAATCAATACGTTAAGACATATTTTAAATATCTTCCTCATTTGTCATTGACCTGTTACCGGTTGTCTGCCCTTCCAGCATTTCAGGTTCTTCATCGATCTGATAATCCTCGTCATTTACAAAAACCACTTCATCACAATTAGGACAGGTAATTTCCACCACATCTTTATCTTCAGTTATATGGGAATCAAAATAAACTGTTTCACCACACCCGGGACACTTAACTTCGATAAAATTTCTTTTGCCGGTGATATGGTTTACTTCGTCATCCTCATACAATTCATCTTCCAGGTGGTACAGGTCCTCGTCGATTGTTTCTAAATAATCTTCAAGCTGTTCCTGTCCCTCTTCCAGATCACCAAATGAATCGGCAAATTCGTCTAAAACTTCAATAATTCCATGAAAAAGTTTGCCTTCTTTTGAATCGGGGCTTAGTTCAAGCCCGTTCGACAATCCTTGCAGGTAAGCTACTCTTGATTTCAAATCATTCATTCACACTGTACCCCCTCTGGTTTATTGACTTTGGTAGGTCCTATATAGTATGTCAATAATCAGGGGGCTTTAAACATGTTTGTCAATTATGCCCGTTTAATATAGTTTCCTGTTCTGGTGTCAATCTGAAGCCTGTCCCCCACATTAATGAAAAAAGGCACTTGGACTACCGCCCCGGTTTCCAGGGTAGCCGGTTTAGAACCACCAGAGGCGGTGTCACCCTTGATACCCGGACTTGTTTCAGTAACTTCCAACTCAACGAAGTTCGGCAGTTCCACACCGATGGATTTTTCCTGGAAAG
This genomic window contains:
- a CDS encoding CD1247 N-terminal domain-containing protein, whose product is MNDLKSRVAYLQGLSNGLELSPDSKEGKLFHGIIEVLDEFADSFGDLEEGQEQLEDYLETIDEDLYHLEDELYEDDEVNHITGKRNFIEVKCPGCGETVYFDSHITEDKDVVEITCPNCDEVVFVNDEDYQIDEEPEMLEGQTTGNRSMTNEEDI